The DNA sequence atcaacatgaatctgccaactctgtgggagagggcaagggtgggatgatttgggagaatggcattgaaacatgtacaatattcTACTTTTAAAATGCCTTGTTTTTTGAATGAAACAAAGTTTAAAAGTACTTTTTTCAAAAAGTCTTTTATTTGTATCTCCTATTATATAACTTTGTATTACTTTTCTTAGTGTACCTTAAAGTTTACAGATGTCTACATGCAGCGATTAAAATATTATGccactgaacattctttggggcttcccagtggtaaatTACCACTttggggcactagtggtaaattacttatttgccagtgcaggagacataagagaatcTGGTTCActtctgggtaggaaagatcccatggagagcatgaaacccactacaatattcttgcctggagaagcccatgggcagCGGAACCTGGCGgcctgtggtccatagggttgcacagagctggacacgaatgaagagacttagcatgcatgcacactttctgtactatctgagccaccagggaagccctaaacttcTTTAACtttgcttaaaaataataaaaaaaaacacaacagtatATTTCTTATGACTGGTCATCTAAAATTACATCTTATATTTCACAGCAACTGAAAAATATATGCAAGCAAAAAACcaatgtaaaaataatatttccaaAATAGTTATTTAAGCTCTGTGTTTTAAAGTTAAATGGAAACTAATACGTTCTTTTCTCTGGCACATTCTACCTGCATTCAGAAACTAAAGGATACTTCAACAAAGATATACTAAAATTTAATTTGTAGTCAAAGTGATTTATTTGAATCTATTGAATTATTCACACTTTTTATTGATTTATGAAGATAACTGAAAACTgacaaatacaaaaggaaaatattaattttatcagcatttcattttgaaatgagaACTATTTTCATATGCATTTTATATGTTTTGCTAAAGAATCACTTCTTCAAAACTGGTCCAAATTCACATAAAGCTTGGTAAAGGCATAAAGTGTGGTAAAAGCATAAACCtatataaattaatttcttgATCAAATTAGGTCAAAATCAGAAATTTCCCCCAAAATGACCTCATTGCCTTTATCATCACTTTTGAACAAGAAGTTTTTACTTCAGGTGCAAACACTTTACCAATACACATTTTTTTGGTGTAAGACTGAACGTGAGATCATATTTCAGTTCTCTGAGTGTTGTTACACAGTCAGTATAAAGTGgtataaagacaaaaaataataatttatgctCAACTAACtacacacactgtggaaaattctgaaagagatgggaataccagactacctgacctttctcttgagaaacctatatgcagttcaggaagcaacagttagaactggacatggaacaacagactggttccaaataggaaaaggagtaggtcaaggatgtatattgtcaccctgtttatttaacttatatcctgagtacatcatgagaaccgctgagctggaagaagcacaagccagaatcaaggttgctgggagaaatatcagtaaccttagatatgcagatgacaccacccttatggcagaaagtgaagaagaattaaaaagcctgttgatgaaagtgaaagaggagagtgaaaaagttggcttaaagctcaacatttagaaaaataggatcatggcatctggtcccatcacttcatgggaaatagatggggaaacagtggaaacagtgacagactttattttgtggggttccaaagtcactgcagatggtgattgcagccacgaaattaaaagatgcttactccttggaagtaaacttatgaccaacctagatagcatattcaaaagcagagacattactttgccaacaaaggtccatctagtcaaggttatggtttttcctgtggtcatgtatggatgtgaatgttggactgtgaagaaagctgagcgccaaagaattgatgcttttgaactgtggtgttgaagaagactcttgagtcccttggactgcaaggagatccaaccagcccattctaaaggagatcagtcctgggtgctctttggagggaatgatgctaaagctgaaactccagtactttggccacctcatgcgaagagttgactcattggaaaagtctctgatgctggagggattggggggcggaggagaaggggacgaccaaggatgagagggctggatggcgtcaccaactcaaaggacatgagtctgagtgaactccaggagttggtgatttacagggaggcctggtgtgctgcgattcatggggtcaaaaagagtcagacatgactgaatgactgaactgactgaactacaCACATTGGAACGTTTATTATTTACGTTACTATTACCAATCAGAATTATGGGAGCCAAACCTCATGTTTTCATTAGAGTTCTATACCAAATAATTTTGACTTgtaattaaatacatatttatttaagttGCAAGTCATTAATTTTGGCAGGCACAAAATTAAACatcaaattgatttttatttagatATAGTGAACAATGGAATAACAGATAAATAAACCTGTGCCATATATTAATTGATGTAAAACTTAGCAGTATTTCTTAGAGCTTATTGCTATTATCAGGTCAAATAGTAGAACGTGAGTAATTTAATCAAAGTTGGGGACATATTTGCTCTTCAGAATCTCAATTTATAAATTCCACAATTGAGCTATCTAAAATGTCCTACATATATGGGCTTCATTTGGAACTGTTGATAGCACATGTATTTAATGAAAGGCTGTAATGAACTGTACTAACCAGGACTCTGATAATAGCAATGAAGTCAAAAGTTACTTAATCCTATTAGTGTCACACTCTTATTTTAATAAGATCTGACAGCATTAATAAAGATCCATTTATGAAGGGAATGAGTTTTATGTTGTCATTTTTCCCCACTTGAGGTGCACTTTAATAATAACCTCCAGCTTTCAGGGACCTAATGGTCATTAGCATTTGATTGTcatctcttttactttttaacaCAGATCAAAACTGTTAATCTGCACATcacagaattcagagaaaataaaatcaattattttaaagtgGAAAGGGTGAATTTCCAAATAAAACTTTATAGTAAAATAATGAAGAATTCACTATATTCAAACCTTTATgaacatctttatttatttatttatttatttattttaatgaacatCTTTAGAGGCAACTGTGTTCTAAAGCAGTTAAACACATTGTCATACCATATTATGCGTGCAATGGCATTATTGAATCTGTACTCACTCTTCCTGATACTACATACTATgttaagctatatatatatatgataaagaaATGTTAATTCCTTCAGAATAATAAAGTTTGCTTGCTCTTTGCCTCCACAGCATATTATTCGATGTCTCATTCTTGGCAAGTGTATTCAAGATTACTAAATCTAATGGTAGACACAATTTTCACAATGTGGATTTTCTAATCTCAGACTTCAAAGCAAATCCAAGTCTAACCTTAGTTTCATAAATCCAAGTTCTTGATCAAGAGGGAAGATGTTGGCTCTCATttagttttaaaagtaaaagtcaaatgtatcttattttaaacaaaatagaaacaaggaCCCAAACCTTGATTATTTGAAGACTCTGTCCAAGATTAACTTTTTCTGGAGGTGGATGGAAAATATGAGGATGCTTTATGAGATGGGCAAAGTTGTGTGAGGGCTTTGAATGTGGTCACCAATCTGAGAAAAACTTGATCTTCACGCTCCATCAGCACAGTCAACCTTTGAAACACTGTCATGCTTGCCTCAAGGGAACTAATCAGCATGCTGTCACTGGGCTAGTATAGAAATATTACTATTGATATATGTGGGGGAAGATGAAAATctgaagcagaaaatgaagacataTGCAAGATCATTACATAAACTAATTTCCCCTGAGTTCCAACCATAGGACGTAGATCCCTGTGCTTTATATCCATATCCTGAGTCAGATTGGGTGCTTGAAGTATATTTCTATTTGTGAATATACTATCTCCCTGATGCCAAAACttagaatttgaaaagatatttatAAGTAACAGGCCATCGGAATAATAAAGTGGAAGTTAGAAACATACTGTAATTTCCTACTCCTGGACAACAACTCTATCAAATACTACGAGGAATCAGTGGGATATACGTAATAGATGACACATAGATGCAGATAATTATATAGATAGTAtacaatatgtatatgtatgtataatttacatgtagtatatactatataccatgcataatatatatatagtttaaaatatattatttaataacattttaaaattgtatatttatcatatattaaAATGGCATACATGCCCAtaaacatatatttgtatataatagaTATATAGTTATAGATCtttagcatgctgctgctactgctaagtcacttcagttgtgtctgactctgtgcaaccccatagatggcagcccactaggctcctctgtccctgggattctccaggcaagaatactggagtgggttgccatttccttctccaatgcatgaaagtgaaaagggaaagtgaagtcactcagtggtgtctgactcttagcgaccccatggactgcagcctaccaggcttctccgtccatgagattttccaggcaagagtactagagtgggttgccattgcatggCTAGTCCAAATTAAAGATAATTAAATCAGAATATCATGGGAAATTCTCATTATAGCATGAGTTTACTTGAAACAGGCGAAAGAGAAGATTTCATTTCTGGATGCTTTTTTGAGTGACAATTTTCACATCAAAAACTTTTATAcatgaatctttttttctttagagtAATCTAATCTCTCAAAAAAGCTGAAATTTAACCTTGCTATGGTAGTATAAGCTTTATTTTATCATAACTTTCTTTGTACTAACCAGAATCACTTGTTAATTATGTTACTCATTCATTCCTCACTTCTTTTTTCGccttcttcttttgtttcttttccctcctGTTAAACTTTCTGTGATCCCCACTCTCAAGGTTATTTGTCTGTCTGTGTTTCTGTCAGTCAAACCTAAGATTCAGAAGACCTTAGTCTGGTTTCCAACTTACTAATTGTATcagtataaacaaaataaattattactctgaaatgaaattttcatatatttaaaatgtgaaataataacatttttttgtttatttgaaagcACACATCATATCATACAAatgtataaatgaaattaaactaCATGTATGGTTTTGAAGATCAATATCATAAGTTTTGTCTAGACTACTTTTTATTACACACAATTTGACATTTATCAAATGACTGCATTTTCAGTTAATTATCTTGTTAATTAACATACATTTGTTAATAACAAGACCTTTCATGTGTAAATTGACCTAATTTTCTCCTATATGTTCCACTTCTCTCCCTTTGTTATCTGAACATTTAAGTAcaaatctttttaatttaattttattatctattttttactttacaatattgtagtggttttgcatACTTCCTTAGGATAAACTGTGATTTTGCTAGTCCTATCTATTCAGCAAATATAAAACAAGTTAATATTAATTCAATTTTCAACCTATTCTGCAAAACaaggtatcttttaaaataaattattatggtTGGCTTACTTTCAAATTATAACACTTTAATAAAGTTTACGGGTGAATTGTAAcatgcttattttctttctttgtatttaaccTCCCTATCCCCCCAGTATACATGCCACTTTCATGACAGGACCTTTTTGTAAGTCAGAGTGCACTCAGTTAACACATGTCATGGCCTTCTGCAAGCCCAGGGGTATGTTTTGTGTTCCATTCTCATTATTTTTAACAAGCTGTCAGGACAGTATTTGCCCATGGGGCCATACAAATGCCCCAGTGCTTTAAGTACATCATATAGTTCACTTTTGGCTTAGCACACAttctaaaacagaatgaaattttaGAGCATATCTATTTCTAAGACTCATCTCAGTACCTCTAATGAGCCTGTCTTTATGTCACTTGCTGACAGTCTTTCAAAGAAATTCAAGTGAAAAAAGACTTCAACGAACCTAAATCATCCCAGtgggtttatttgttttattagaaTTTGTTAAGCAGCTTTCATGACAACAGAAATTTCTTGGAAGTTCATTAAGATACCCTGAGGGAAACATGACAAAATTATTCTTTGAGTAAAGCACTACATTTCAAAATTTTGTCAGGATGGTTGGGAGAGATCCTATTGCTAATTCTTGATTTAAATTTGGTAAAGCCTCATTTTGATTTCAATaaactattttctctttgttttagcTGTGCTCTCCAATAAGGTAGCCAGTTACCAAAGGTGGATATTAAAATTAAGAttgagtaaaattaaaaattcagttcctgtGTAACACTACCACATTTCAATTACTCAATAGCCACTTGTGGCCAGTAGCTACCATATTTGATACCACAGATTACAGAACTTTCCTCATTGCTGCAGAAAGTTTTACTGGACATTGTAACTTTAGAGATTCTATTTAAAGTGATAAGCCTCACATTGCTATAAACAGTTAACTGTTTCAATGCATCTCCAAAAATCTTTTATGCAGGTATATCTACCCTCTACTTAGTGGTTATTCTTCCTAATTCTACTCCTGTGACATTTGTAGCACCATCCTCATATTATGATTGGAGAAACTAAAGGTCAGAAAGATTAAGCTGGAGGTGGCTTTTCTGGTTGATGGCAAGCGCAGAATTGTGATCTATATCTTTCTGACTCCTgcatatttttccatttcatcagATAAGGGGATACCATTGCAGGGACCTTACCTAAAAATGCTCATTTGTaacatccattctttttcagtttttacttCTTATAATTCACACACAAATTTGCATTTCACTTGAAATTACTCAAAAGATCTCTAGAGTTAGATTTCtgaatgtatttataaataaatatatctccACAACATATCAGCATCAGCAAAAATCTTCAGATGATATACATAAAAGTATCTTATTTATAtgttcttttaataattttaacattGGTCATCATGATAATCATAATCTGGTAGTGAATAGTCAGAAAATGCTTATAAAACTTTGAAAATCACTTGACCATGTCTATATAATATCTGCATATTTGTTCTTTTACACATTTGCCAAAATCATTCAAGTGATTACGTATGTATTACTTGGGTATGTATTATTTCACATACCCAAATCTGAGTTTTCTGCTACTCTATATACCATATAGGTAACTAAAAGGAATCACCCATTCACTTGATAAATGCATTCCCTCTTCACGATTTTAAAGAATATCAAATATTTCATCTATTCTTCCCTCTGCATTTCCCATCACAAGGCCCAAATGAAACCAAAAAAGGTTCTTTAGAGTAAGGAATTTTTTagctaaaaaaaaactttatagcaAAGGAATGTTCTGTGTTTTCAAAGAttcagaacaaaatgaaaacatttaacatTAACAACATGTGTCTAAAATTTAATATCATTTTGTGATTCAAGAGATGCTTAAAGATCTTTCCTTGACTTGAAATCAGCATGAAATATATTTGTTCTTACTATATAAGTGTAGAAATGCTGGTAATAAAAAAGTTCTATTCACCCCTAAAGtagatttattttcaaatgacaaGATAAAGCTTTCTGTCTAAAATAATCACTTAGAAAAACTGATAGGTTTTGTGGATTCTTTCTTAATGCTTACATTTGCTTGCTTAGGCCAAGTTTGAGGCACAGTAATGACTAAACAGATTAAAAGTAAGATGTTGGGTAAGTTATTAATTTGTAAGCAGCAGTGCTGAGCTCCTTGTCTGACTCCTATAATAGACAAACAATTgcttgaaaatgaatatacttaaAATGATTCTTAAACCCCATGCCATTGCAAAAACTGCATTGATAAATTTTCTCTGCTATGCTTTAAACTTTGAATAATTGTGGAGATGAATTATTCAAAGTATGAAGTACACTAAGAttacctttttttccctttaaaagcaggaaacaggatgcttggggctggtgcactgggatgacccagaggggtggtacagggaaggaggtgggaggggggttcaggatggggaacatgtgtactgtacacccgtggtggattcatgttgaagtatggcaaaaccaatacaatattgtaaagtaaaaataataataataaataaatgataaatggtttaaaaaattgaGCTATCTttaacaaagtatttttaaaacgcACCTTAATTAGTTGGTAGTTTTGAACTCCGTTTATTCCTGTGTCTGGATCAATGGCCGCTGGGAGAGCATATCGAGAGTTTATAGCGGAGTTCTCTGGAATTGATATATTGATAACTGTTGCAGGGAATAATGGTGCATTATCATTTATGTCTTCTATCAGAAAACGTATTTTCACCAATCTAAATATTTCATCCGGCAGAACGGCAACCTCCACTTCATAAAAGCAGCGGGTGTCCACTATGATGCCAGCACACAATTTCTCACGATCAATGCGAGCTCCAGTAGTGAAGATCTCACCTGTGCCCTCTTCAATTCGAATCAGTGGCACATCTCCAGTCTTGTATACCAACTTGAACTGCATAGGAGTTGTTAAAGACTTGTCTGGAATTAGCGACAAGTTGAGGTCTTTCAGCAAGTCGCCTATGAGGACGTTTTCTGGCATTTCTTCCCGAATGGTGTAGTTCTTCTCCTGGGCGCCAGACTGAAACACGACGCATGCTAACAGAACCGCAAATATATACGTCCCGGACAACAAGTCCATACCAGGCAGGATTGCACTAGGGTGTTTTTTGTATCCCCCACGGAGAACtgtcaaagggaaaagaaaagaaacaggaagaggaagaagaaattaaagCCAAGTACTAAATGTAGTTAACTAAATGCtcagttttaaattaaaatcattaaatgaaataacaaggtcctactgtataccacagggaactatattcaatatcctgtaataaaacataatggaaaagaatatgaaagagaatatgtatatgtattgaatcactttgctgtacagcagaaattaataaaacaactttgtaaatcaactatagttcaataaaattaaaaagtactcAAATCACTAACTGAAAATAATAGCACAGTAGACTCCGTTAAATAAACTAATGACAGATTTGTTTTTACTCTAATATTAtgcatttttacattaaaatgaaagataaacTAAGCAAGATACCTTGAGTATATGAGACCCAGAGTATTTATAAAAGTGTTCACCattgagaaaatatataaaagataatgTTATAACAAGATAGTTAAAAGTAATgcagtatggcaaaaaccactaccatattgtaaagtaattagcctccaattttgCACTGAGaggacccagaggggtggtacagggagggaggagggaggggggttcaggatggggaatacgttTATAccagtggcagattcatgttgatgtatggtaaaatcaatacaatattgtaaagtaattaacctccaattaaattaatttatattaaaaataatttaaataaattttaaaaaattaaaaataaaataaaagtaatgcaGTGTTGTAAAACAATTgtccttcaaataaaaataaaccattttaagctccagtttcatctacctcattagaactgattcaaatgtattctttttaatgagtgCATAAttgatggtatagggagggaagagggagcggggttcaggatggggaacatgtgtatacctgtggtggattcatgttgatgtatggcaaaaccaatacaatattgtaaagtaattaacctccaattaaaataaataaatttatataaaaaataaataaaatcagataaaGCTGaattcaaagcaaaacaaaaaacatttttaaaaaaaagatagtcaaaagtaataaaaataaaacatttcattcaatagttaaggaaaaataaagggaTATTTGTCACTAACAACAAAAATATCCTCATTTACTCTTTGTTACAATGTGGCTTTCAAATGCAGTTCTTACATGTGAAATCAATGTTTTATGCAATATTCCACGTGTTCAGCTCTGGGCATCAAAATGTAAATATAGATCTAGATTAGGAAGTTTGGATTAAAGAAGAAATGTCTTTTCAGAGAGAGAGGGTTTAATATGGCAAATGTGTAAACATGGGAAGAACAATTATGTGAAAAAGGGATTAAAGTTGTCTTTGAATGAGAGGAACAAGATCTGGTATAAAATTACAAGGAGGCAACTTTCAGATCAACATGAAGAGCTGTCtattaattccagaaaaagaatgatTTTCAGGAAAGATTGAATTCCATATAGTTGGAGATACTGAAACAAAAGCTATATCACCAGtttaaatttgtatatttatGATTTGTTAGCATCTGAACATTCAGTGAGAGAAGTGGAATACAAGACATACCAACTCACAGAATTTGTTTATAGTTTGCATGAAGTAGTCGATGTAAAAATGGGTTTTCACATCTACAAACTGACataactgttgttgtttttcagtcactaagttgtgtctgactctgcaacataAAAATTACCCAACTAAAATAAACAGCTTGACTAGGGTTTAGAAATAAGAAgggcattttaaaagattttgtcaAGTTAAAAGAGAGTCCAAAAACAATATCTCTCTGGCTGCTTTGCCTCTCCTTGtttattaatttcatttcctaaaacttgccattttatttcagtttagttCTGAAAATGTTCAAacaagaatttttatttctttgtaatttgCAAATTTCTCTTCAATTTCCTGTATTAATTCTCAATTCCTATTCTCAATTTTATTGGATATAGTCTCAATTGGGtatattaaatatgttttaatatctAGTATCATGATACATCATAATATGCTTCTGGATGTTATTTGTATGTATCAATGATATGTTCtataaacacaaaaagaaattTGTATTACACTGCTCTAAACCCTGTAggacattatatttttataattaagtaTGGATTAATATAGGTATTAATTCATTCCAAAGTTTTAAAGAATCAGATGACAGatggtcatttaaaaaatctgttagaaatttaaaaaaaaataaaaaaatagttaGAGAAAACTATTAATGCACAAAGGTATCTAATTAAGGAATTCTCAGTTTTCATTGGTAGTTGATAAccaatttaaaatttacaaaaccTTTTAATTATTGTTCTAAAAACATCATGAAATGACATAAATAACTTGCTATGGATATTATCATCTGATTATGCCAGACAATGTATTACATTAAATGATTTTAGAAAATATGCATATTGACAGGCCTGAGgacaaaagtggggaaaagaaacCTTCCCATTTGCAATCAGTAACAGAATACATGCATTTGTTGTAATCATTGAGATAGTTTGGGTCATGAACAGAACCAAGTAATGAGGTAAATAGATCTGAAGcatctcattttataaatttttatcacagaatttaaatattatatatcatgGGTCCAACCACTTTCCTATGTTAAAGAGCtagtgtcattttttttaaaattaagtatcaTAGTGAGTAATGCTAACACTGAAGACATTTTCCATCCTAGTAAACAACGCAAAAAGACTATTGCCTGTGgtatttttagaataatttgcTCAATGATGAGCACTGGGATTACATAATATGGAAACCTTTTCAACTCATTCTCTTGTGAATTATTGGCCTTACACTCCTCTATGAATGTGAGAGAATAGAAACACCCCATTTTTGCTTACTATGAGtcaatatgcatacatatacatgtgtcctaCTGTGAAGCTAGGACATCTAAAAAAattgagtgtctgtgtgtgattTTATAAATACCATGCAAACATAAGCAAAAATACAAATAGAGCAGTTACAATAA is a window from the Capra hircus breed San Clemente chromosome X unlocalized genomic scaffold, ASM170441v1, whole genome shotgun sequence genome containing:
- the LOC102169849 gene encoding protocadherin-11 X-linked; this translates as MDLLSGTYIFAVLLACVVFQSGAQEKNYTIREEMPENVLIGDLLKDLNLSLIPDKSLTTPMQFKLVYKTGDVPLIRIEEGTGEIFTTGARIDREKLCAGIIVDTRCFYEVEVAVLPDEIFRLVKIRFLIEDINDNAPLFPATVINISIPENSAINSRYALPAAIDPDTGINGVQNYQLIKESDKELSTAAYKLITYPTSYF